The following coding sequences are from one uncultured Desulfobacter sp. window:
- the pspC gene encoding envelope stress response membrane protein PspC has translation MRYHKNRYRCTGAGLGGRTGNGGFRQRMNRLTASEGFYRSRRGILFGVCRGLAEHFNFSVFWTRVIVLALFLFTGFWPVGVLYFVAALLLNPEPVIALENEDDEEFYNSYTRSRSSAIQRIKRKFDNIDRRIQRMEDTVTSKEFDFK, from the coding sequence ATGAGATACCACAAAAACCGTTATCGCTGTACAGGCGCAGGGTTAGGGGGGCGGACAGGAAATGGGGGCTTTCGTCAAAGGATGAACCGCCTGACCGCCTCCGAAGGGTTTTACCGCTCCAGACGGGGCATCCTCTTCGGGGTTTGCCGGGGCCTGGCGGAACATTTCAACTTCTCGGTATTCTGGACCCGGGTGATTGTTCTGGCCCTGTTTTTATTCACCGGATTCTGGCCGGTGGGCGTCCTCTATTTTGTTGCGGCACTTTTGCTCAATCCCGAACCTGTCATTGCCCTGGAGAATGAAGATGACGAAGAATTTTATAATTCTTATACCCGGTCAAGATCCTCGGCTATCCAGCGTATTAAAAGAAAATTTGACAATATTGACCGCCGGATTCAGCGCATGGAAGATACGGTGACGTCAAAAGAATTTGATTTTAAATAA
- a CDS encoding universal stress protein codes for MKFTKILNPVDGSEHSRRSTQYSIDLAKQFNSKIILLHCHDKFPVVLAEPHFQNAINIILKNSEELIKPFEDALEESGVEYEIRILEGSPGMNIDTLVNIEKIDLIVMGSRGVSDLAGLFLGSVAHQVLHKVQCPVFIIK; via the coding sequence ATGAAATTTACAAAAATCCTTAATCCCGTAGATGGTTCCGAACATTCCAGACGTTCCACCCAGTATTCCATTGATTTGGCAAAGCAGTTTAATTCAAAAATCATTTTACTCCACTGTCACGACAAGTTCCCCGTTGTTCTGGCCGAACCCCATTTTCAAAATGCCATCAATATAATTTTGAAAAATTCCGAGGAGCTGATCAAACCCTTTGAAGATGCATTGGAAGAAAGTGGGGTTGAATATGAAATCCGGATTCTTGAAGGCTCTCCGGGCATGAATATCGACACCCTCGTAAATATAGAAAAAATTGATTTGATTGTCATGGGGTCCAGGGGCGTCAGCGATCTTGCCGGACTTTTCCTTGGGTCTGTGGCGCATCAGGTGTTGCATAAAGTACAATGCCCTGTATTTATAATAAAATAG
- the pspA gene encoding phage shock protein PspA yields the protein MGIFTRFRDIVSSNINAMLDKAEDPEKMIKLMIREMEDTLIELKSSCAGTIASHKKVERLGQDAREKEAFWNEKAELAVTKGRDDLARQALMEKRKFSQRLDVVETELVDLSAMVDQYRNDITELENKLKSAREKQRLLVQRHIRAQHKKRARQEIRRADSSEVVKKFEEMENHIERMEAEADLVDYGRRSSLETAFDDLAADEEIENELNALKSSQSEAINDTKS from the coding sequence ATGGGCATTTTTACACGCTTCAGAGACATTGTATCTTCAAACATCAACGCCATGCTGGACAAGGCCGAAGACCCCGAAAAAATGATCAAGCTCATGATCCGGGAAATGGAAGACACCTTGATTGAGCTTAAATCATCTTGTGCCGGCACCATTGCCAGCCATAAAAAAGTGGAACGTTTGGGACAGGACGCCCGGGAGAAAGAGGCATTCTGGAACGAAAAAGCGGAACTGGCAGTAACCAAAGGCCGCGATGACCTGGCCCGCCAGGCCTTGATGGAAAAACGCAAATTCAGCCAGCGCCTGGACGTGGTGGAAACGGAACTTGTGGATCTTTCAGCCATGGTGGATCAATACAGAAACGACATCACCGAACTTGAAAACAAACTGAAATCCGCCCGGGAAAAACAGCGGTTGCTGGTTCAACGGCATATCCGTGCCCAGCATAAAAAGCGGGCCAGGCAGGAGATCCGCAGGGCCGATTCCTCGGAAGTGGTCAAAAAATTCGAAGAGATGGAAAATCACATCGAACGCATGGAAGCCGAAGCCGACCTGGTGGATTACGGCAGACGATCCAGCCTCGAAACCGCCTTTGACGATCTGGCCGCCGACGAAGAGATTGAAAATGAGCTCAATGCATTGAAATCCTCCCAATCCGAGGCAATTAATGATACAAAATCCTGA
- the pspF gene encoding phage shock protein operon transcriptional activator, whose protein sequence is MSEALGQSEAFLNFQEQISRVAPIDRPVLILGERGTGKELASARLHFLSRRWQKPFVTLNCAALSPTLIESELFGYEKGAFTGAGTRRIGRFEQADGGTLFLDEIGNIPMEVQEKILRVVEYGRFERVGAVNPVHTDVRIVGAANVDLARMAQDGRFKQDLLDRLSFEVIYVPPLRVRKGDVMLLANHFAGRMAFELGFDQVPEFGKKSVQELESHLWPGNVRELKNVVERAVYKANGPVVTRIDFSPFVSPYHPLPESGTSSDRHSETRTDSGTLDKAAVGDTEVALAQIAGLPLKEAVLALERFRLSHALTAARFNQKQAAADLGLSYDQFRGLKKKHGM, encoded by the coding sequence ATGTCCGAGGCACTGGGCCAGTCCGAAGCGTTTTTAAATTTTCAGGAGCAGATCTCCCGGGTAGCGCCCATTGACAGGCCCGTACTGATTTTAGGCGAGCGCGGCACGGGCAAGGAGTTGGCCTCGGCCCGGCTGCATTTTCTATCCCGGCGGTGGCAAAAACCTTTTGTTACGCTGAATTGCGCGGCATTATCCCCCACATTGATCGAATCCGAACTGTTTGGTTATGAAAAAGGGGCGTTTACCGGGGCGGGTACCCGTCGGATCGGGCGGTTTGAACAGGCCGACGGCGGCACCTTGTTTTTGGATGAGATAGGAAATATTCCCATGGAAGTCCAGGAAAAGATTCTCCGGGTGGTGGAGTACGGCCGGTTTGAACGGGTGGGGGCGGTGAATCCTGTCCACACCGATGTCCGCATTGTGGGGGCGGCCAATGTGGATCTGGCCCGGATGGCCCAGGATGGCCGGTTTAAACAGGACCTTCTGGACCGTCTCTCCTTTGAGGTGATTTATGTCCCCCCGCTGCGCGTTCGTAAAGGGGATGTCATGCTCCTTGCCAATCATTTTGCCGGACGCATGGCCTTTGAACTGGGGTTTGACCAGGTGCCGGAATTTGGGAAAAAATCGGTTCAGGAGCTTGAATCCCATCTGTGGCCGGGGAATGTCCGGGAATTAAAAAACGTGGTGGAACGCGCTGTCTATAAAGCAAATGGTCCGGTTGTCACCCGGATTGATTTTTCACCATTTGTGTCGCCCTACCATCCCCTGCCCGAATCCGGGACATCTTCGGATAGACACTCTGAAACCCGGACAGATTCTGGTACATTGGACAAAGCGGCCGTTGGGGATACTGAAGTTGCCCTGGCGCAAATAGCCGGGCTGCCGTTGAAAGAGGCCGTACTTGCCCTGGAACGCTTCCGCTTATCCCACGCGTTGACTGCGGCCCGGTTTAACCAGAAACAGGCCGCAGCAGATTTAGGATTGTCCTATGACCAGTTCCGGGGGCTGAAAAAAAAGCATGGGATGTGA
- the elbB gene encoding isoprenoid biosynthesis glyoxalase ElbB encodes MGKKIGVLLAGCGVYDGSEIHEAVLTMLYLDQAGAEIICMAPNMDQFHVIDHLSGTETSETRNVLVESARIARGEIKDLKDVQAGDMDALIIPGGFGAAKNLSDFAINNVEAKVHPEVQRIITDVVNSDKPVGALCIAPATLTKALADKQPEVTIGTDQGTADAIEQMGGKHVSCAVDQIHIDKGKKIVTTPAYMLGPNIKDVAKGIEKLVTEVMAMA; translated from the coding sequence ATGGGAAAGAAAATTGGCGTATTATTGGCAGGATGTGGCGTATATGACGGTTCTGAAATTCATGAAGCCGTATTGACAATGCTGTACCTGGATCAGGCCGGTGCTGAGATTATCTGCATGGCACCGAACATGGATCAATTTCACGTCATTGACCATTTATCCGGTACGGAAACGTCGGAAACAAGAAACGTCCTTGTGGAATCCGCCCGAATTGCCAGAGGAGAGATTAAGGATTTAAAAGATGTTCAAGCCGGAGATATGGATGCCCTCATCATCCCGGGTGGATTTGGTGCCGCCAAGAATTTAAGTGATTTTGCAATTAACAATGTCGAAGCCAAAGTTCACCCGGAGGTCCAGAGAATCATCACCGACGTGGTCAACAGCGACAAGCCCGTTGGCGCCCTTTGCATTGCACCGGCCACATTAACCAAGGCACTTGCCGACAAACAGCCCGAAGTCACCATTGGCACCGACCAGGGCACCGCAGACGCAATCGAGCAGATGGGCGGCAAGCACGTCTCATGCGCTGTTGATCAGATCCATATCGACAAGGGTAAAAAAATTGTGACCACACCGGCATACATGCTTGGACCCAATATTAAAGATGTAGCAAAGGGCATCGAAAAATTAGTCACTGAAGTGATGGCCATGGCATAA
- a CDS encoding phage-shock protein, with product MSAIFIATIIVGGLILALVILGIIIIAIIRAAKTGGLSKNDKDLRAEETRMIQDIYNALPKMEERIEALETILIERGHSKG from the coding sequence ATGAGCGCCATATTCATTGCAACCATTATTGTCGGCGGATTGATACTTGCCCTGGTCATCCTGGGGATCATCATCATCGCCATTATCCGGGCAGCCAAAACCGGCGGGCTTTCAAAAAATGACAAGGACTTGCGGGCCGAAGAGACCCGAATGATCCAGGACATATACAATGCCCTGCCCAAAATGGAGGAACGGATTGAGGCCCTTGAAACCATACTCATCGAACGCGGACATTCAAAAGGATAA
- a CDS encoding NAD-dependent epimerase, producing the protein MNILITGAAGFIGAALSLRLLGDGHHVWGLDNLNDYYDVNLKKDRLARLSEYPAFKFVRLDLADRPSMAKLFEDNAFDCVVNLAAQAGVRYSIENPASYVDSNLVGFGNILEGCRHGGVKHLVFASSSSVYGLNTHMPFSVRHNVDHPVSLYAASKKANELMAHTYSYLYNLPTTGLRFFTVYGPWGRPDMALFLFTKAMLAGEPIKVFNNGEMQRDFTYIDDIVEGVVRVMNNIPAPDPEWSGKNPVPSRSCVPYRIYNIGNNQPVALMDFVRAIEDALGKKAEIDYLPMQAGDVPATWADVDDLIADTGFKPAMSVKQGVQNFVDWYKKYYA; encoded by the coding sequence ATGAATATATTGATTACCGGTGCAGCCGGATTTATCGGGGCTGCACTCTCCTTGCGGCTGTTGGGTGACGGTCATCATGTCTGGGGGCTTGATAATCTCAATGACTATTATGATGTGAACCTGAAAAAAGACCGGCTGGCACGGTTGTCCGAATATCCGGCGTTTAAATTTGTCCGCCTGGATCTTGCGGACCGCCCCAGCATGGCCAAGTTGTTTGAGGACAATGCCTTTGACTGCGTGGTGAATCTGGCGGCCCAGGCCGGGGTGCGGTACAGTATTGAAAATCCGGCCTCCTATGTGGATTCCAATCTGGTGGGGTTTGGTAATATTCTTGAAGGCTGCCGCCATGGCGGGGTCAAGCATCTTGTATTTGCATCTTCAAGTTCGGTATATGGGCTCAATACCCATATGCCGTTCTCGGTCCGCCATAATGTGGATCATCCGGTCAGTTTGTATGCGGCGTCTAAAAAAGCCAATGAACTCATGGCCCATACTTACAGCTATCTGTATAATCTGCCGACAACAGGCCTGCGCTTTTTTACGGTGTATGGTCCCTGGGGCAGGCCTGACATGGCATTGTTTCTTTTTACCAAAGCCATGTTGGCCGGTGAGCCCATCAAGGTGTTTAACAATGGTGAGATGCAACGGGATTTTACCTATATTGACGATATTGTGGAAGGGGTGGTCCGGGTGATGAACAACATTCCTGCGCCTGATCCGGAGTGGAGCGGTAAAAATCCCGTTCCGTCAAGATCTTGTGTGCCCTACCGAATTTATAATATTGGTAATAATCAACCTGTGGCGCTGATGGATTTTGTCCGTGCCATTGAAGATGCCCTGGGCAAAAAGGCAGAGATTGACTATCTGCCCATGCAGGCGGGCGATGTGCCGGCCACATGGGCGGATGTGGATGATTTGATAGCCGACACCGGATTTAAGCCTGCCATGTCGGTAAAACAGGGTGTTCAGAATTTTGTGGATTGGTACAAAAAGTATTATGCCTAA
- a CDS encoding UDP-glucose/GDP-mannose dehydrogenase family protein encodes MKLTIIGTGYVGLVTGACFSEMGSHVTCVDIDREKIENLKKGILPIYEPGLESIVLNNYQEGTLDFTTRLSQAAKDCNVFFIAVGTPPGEDGSADLKYVLEVARQIGSVIEDYAVIVDKSTVPVGTADKVRAQVRRELEARGENIEFDVVSNPEFLKEGAAVNDFLKPDRIIVGADSDRAAKLMRRLYAPFSRNRDKILFMNVKDAEMTKYAANSMLATKISFMNEISNLCERLGVDVENVRKGIGSDSRIGYSFIYPGCGYGGSCFPKDVKALVKTGRDADFTPTLLEAVEERNNLQKQVLGGKVIHRFGKDLTGRTFGIWGLSFKPGTDDMREASSRVLITTLLDAGARVNVYDPVAMDQAKKEIPPQEQEKINFAQDQYSALDGTDACILVTEWKAFRQPDFKKMAALMKERVIFDGRNQYDPDEINEAGFEYHGIGRELG; translated from the coding sequence ATGAAATTAACGATTATCGGTACCGGATATGTAGGTCTTGTCACGGGCGCATGTTTTTCTGAAATGGGCAGTCATGTCACTTGTGTGGACATTGACCGGGAAAAAATAGAGAACCTGAAAAAAGGCATTCTCCCCATTTATGAACCGGGTCTTGAGTCCATCGTCCTGAATAATTATCAGGAGGGGACCCTTGATTTCACCACCCGGTTGTCCCAGGCTGCAAAGGATTGCAATGTGTTTTTTATTGCCGTAGGGACTCCGCCCGGAGAGGACGGGTCGGCTGACTTGAAGTATGTGCTGGAAGTGGCCCGGCAGATTGGTTCGGTAATCGAGGATTACGCCGTGATTGTGGATAAATCCACGGTGCCCGTGGGAACGGCGGACAAGGTCAGGGCCCAGGTTCGCAGGGAACTTGAGGCCCGGGGTGAGAATATTGAGTTCGACGTGGTGTCAAATCCCGAGTTCCTTAAAGAAGGGGCTGCGGTGAATGATTTTCTTAAACCGGACCGAATTATTGTTGGTGCAGATTCCGACAGGGCGGCAAAGTTGATGCGCAGACTGTATGCGCCGTTTTCAAGGAATCGGGATAAAATCTTGTTTATGAACGTCAAGGATGCCGAGATGACGAAATATGCGGCCAACTCCATGCTGGCCACAAAGATTTCATTCATGAATGAGATCTCTAATTTGTGCGAACGGCTTGGTGTGGATGTGGAGAATGTGCGCAAGGGGATTGGTTCGGATTCCCGCATCGGGTATTCATTTATTTACCCGGGCTGCGGATACGGCGGGTCGTGTTTTCCCAAGGATGTCAAGGCCCTTGTGAAAACCGGTCGGGATGCCGATTTTACGCCCACGCTTCTGGAGGCGGTGGAAGAGAGGAACAATCTTCAAAAACAGGTGCTCGGCGGCAAGGTGATCCATAGATTCGGGAAGGATCTGACCGGGCGGACATTCGGTATCTGGGGGTTGTCATTTAAGCCCGGTACCGATGATATGCGCGAAGCCTCTTCCCGGGTATTGATTACAACCCTTTTGGATGCAGGTGCCCGGGTAAATGTCTATGACCCCGTAGCCATGGACCAGGCTAAAAAGGAGATTCCGCCACAGGAACAGGAAAAGATCAATTTCGCCCAGGATCAGTATTCGGCCCTGGATGGTACGGATGCCTGCATTCTGGTTACCGAGTGGAAGGCCTTCAGGCAGCCGGATTTTAAAAAGATGGCCGCCTTGATGAAAGAACGGGTGATTTTTGACGGCAGAAACCAGTATGATCCTGATGAAATCAATGAAGCCGGGTTTGAGTATCATGGTATCGGAAGGGAATTGGGATAG
- the pepN gene encoding aminopeptidase N → MNAHKKIQLKDYRPFEFIVDHVDLIFDIQDDHTQVTSKFKMRKDPAWADETTPLVLNKGKFDIVSVVAGDMVLLPGEYKSDDETFTLVATPDVFELEITNTLKPDDNTALEGLYRSGNILCTQCEAQGFRNITPYPDRPDVMATFSCTIVADKTHYPVLLSNGNPVKSGDLDNNRHFAVWEDPFKKPCYLFALVAGDLAVLEDQFTTASGRDVDLKIYSERENINLCGHAMTSLKQSMAWDEGRFGREYDLDLYQIVAINDFNAGAMENKGLNIFNAKYVLADPQTATDDDFMGIQGVIAHEYFHNWTGNRITLKNWFQLSLKEGLTVFRDQEFSSDMNSRPVKRISDVKNLMAAQFPEDGGPMTHPVRPDSYIKMDNFYTMTVYEKGAEVIRMIYQLLGQELFRKGMDLYFEKFDGMAVTLEDFVGVMAEVSGRNLDQFFLWYTQSGTPAVSMARHYDEKAKTLNLTFTQTTTPDRNQSEKKPFHIPVKISLINQAGETVKQEMLYELTQETDTVEFDNVTADVYPSVFREFTAPIRLTTDFSDQDLVFLMARDTDPFNQWRAAQTLFIDEIKNLVTAIQTQSPMALSEGLIEAFSLALKDREKDRAFLSKALALPQETEIKDHFETIDVEAIHQARTFLEQTLAEKLASEFTTVYEICSAADPNDLSGEAMADRSLKNLSLSYLGSLTTGKEIQTLVQKQFETAGNMTDEFAAFKILSHMNPEMRDMARRAFYDKWQSRTLVVDKWFSVQAQSTLGDTLDQVKTLTGHKDFTMTNPNKVRALIFAFAMTNPMHFHRADGQGYEFVAERILALDKLNHQTAARLCACFNFWKRYDENRQGLMKKQLETMAGQKDLSRNLYEIVSRALE, encoded by the coding sequence ATGAATGCACACAAAAAAATACAGTTAAAAGACTACCGCCCTTTTGAATTCATTGTCGACCATGTTGATTTAATCTTTGACATACAGGATGACCACACCCAGGTGACATCCAAATTTAAAATGAGAAAAGATCCTGCCTGGGCGGATGAAACAACGCCTTTGGTACTCAACAAGGGAAAGTTTGACATTGTCTCCGTGGTTGCCGGCGACATGGTGCTTTTGCCCGGTGAATACAAAAGTGATGATGAAACCTTTACCCTCGTTGCCACCCCGGATGTATTTGAACTTGAAATCACAAATACTCTCAAGCCCGATGACAATACAGCGTTAGAAGGCTTATACCGTTCGGGCAATATTTTATGCACCCAGTGCGAGGCCCAGGGTTTTCGCAATATCACCCCCTACCCGGACCGCCCCGATGTGATGGCGACCTTTTCCTGCACGATCGTGGCGGATAAAACCCATTATCCGGTCCTGTTATCCAACGGCAACCCCGTCAAATCAGGTGATCTTGACAACAACCGCCACTTTGCCGTCTGGGAAGATCCCTTTAAAAAACCCTGCTATCTGTTTGCCCTTGTGGCAGGCGACCTTGCCGTGTTGGAAGATCAATTCACAACCGCATCCGGCAGGGATGTGGACCTTAAAATTTATTCTGAACGAGAGAATATCAATCTTTGCGGCCATGCCATGACCTCCCTGAAACAGTCCATGGCCTGGGATGAAGGGCGGTTTGGCCGGGAATATGACCTGGACCTCTACCAGATTGTGGCCATCAACGACTTCAATGCCGGTGCCATGGAGAACAAGGGGCTGAACATATTTAACGCAAAATATGTGCTGGCAGATCCCCAAACCGCCACAGACGATGATTTCATGGGCATCCAGGGCGTTATTGCCCACGAATATTTTCACAACTGGACCGGCAACCGGATCACCCTGAAAAACTGGTTCCAGCTCAGCCTCAAAGAAGGCCTCACCGTTTTCCGGGACCAGGAATTTTCCTCGGACATGAACTCACGGCCGGTGAAGCGCATCAGCGACGTAAAAAATCTGATGGCCGCCCAGTTTCCCGAAGACGGCGGCCCAATGACCCATCCGGTAAGGCCCGACTCATACATCAAGATGGATAACTTCTACACCATGACCGTGTATGAAAAAGGTGCCGAAGTGATCCGCATGATCTACCAGCTTTTGGGGCAGGAGCTGTTCCGAAAGGGCATGGATCTCTATTTTGAAAAATTTGACGGCATGGCCGTCACACTTGAGGATTTTGTCGGTGTCATGGCCGAGGTGTCCGGCCGTAACCTGGACCAGTTTTTCCTGTGGTACACCCAATCGGGTACACCGGCCGTATCCATGGCCCGCCACTATGATGAAAAAGCCAAGACGCTGAATTTAACCTTTACCCAGACCACGACACCGGACCGGAATCAATCCGAGAAAAAACCGTTTCACATCCCCGTTAAAATATCGTTGATTAACCAGGCCGGAGAAACCGTTAAGCAGGAGATGTTGTATGAGCTGACCCAGGAAACCGACACCGTTGAATTTGACAATGTAACCGCCGACGTCTACCCGTCCGTATTCAGGGAATTTACGGCACCGATCCGTCTGACCACGGACTTCTCAGATCAGGACCTTGTCTTTCTCATGGCCCGGGATACCGATCCATTTAACCAGTGGCGCGCCGCCCAGACCCTGTTCATCGATGAGATAAAAAATCTGGTGACAGCCATTCAGACCCAAAGCCCCATGGCCCTATCGGAGGGGTTGATCGAGGCCTTTTCCCTGGCCCTGAAAGACCGGGAAAAAGACAGGGCCTTTCTATCCAAGGCCCTGGCCCTGCCCCAGGAAACAGAGATCAAAGACCATTTTGAGACCATAGATGTTGAGGCCATTCACCAGGCAAGAACCTTTTTGGAACAAACCCTGGCCGAGAAACTGGCATCAGAATTTACAACAGTATATGAGATCTGCAGTGCCGCAGATCCCAATGATCTATCCGGTGAGGCCATGGCGGACAGAAGCCTTAAAAATTTATCTCTTTCCTACCTTGGCAGCCTGACCACCGGCAAAGAGATCCAGACCCTTGTGCAAAAGCAGTTTGAAACGGCCGGCAACATGACCGATGAATTTGCCGCCTTTAAAATCCTGAGCCACATGAATCCTGAGATGCGTGACATGGCACGCCGGGCCTTTTATGACAAATGGCAATCCCGCACCCTTGTGGTCGACAAATGGTTTTCCGTCCAGGCCCAGTCTACGCTTGGAGACACCTTGGATCAGGTAAAAACCTTAACCGGCCACAAAGATTTTACCATGACCAATCCCAACAAGGTCCGGGCGCTCATATTTGCCTTTGCCATGACCAACCCCATGCATTTCCACAGGGCCGACGGCCAAGGGTATGAATTTGTGGCTGAACGGATTCTGGCCCTGGATAAACTCAACCACCAGACTGCCGCGCGGCTTTGCGCATGTTTCAATTTTTGGAAACGCTATGATGAGAACAGGCAGGGTCTAATGAAAAAACAGCTGGAAACCATGGCCGGACAAAAGGATCTATCCAGGAATTTATATGAAATCGTATCCCGTGCGCTGGAATAG